The segment CTTCGATAAGTCCTTCAAGTGCTTTCAGAGGTCAAACTCTGAACACCACAATTACTCTGGCAAATGGTGTGATGCTGAACAGTTCTCCATCTCAAAGCCTGAATGATATTTATCTGCAGCAAGGAGCAACAATTATTTACACTGATGCCTTTAATATTGCTAACTGGACTACTCTTCCATTTCAACCATACTTCGGTGATGATTTCACAACAGATTTTACGATTCCTGCCGGAGCTCCATTCGGATGGTATGATGTTCACGTAACGACTTATGATAATTCAATGCCATGGCTGGGATCAATTCCTGTAGACAATGTTTTGGTAAATGGCTTTTTAGTTCCGCAGGTAAATTCATGTCCTGTACCTTCAGGTATTTCTGTTTCATCAATTACAAACACGACAGCTGTAGTAAATTGGGTGAGTCCAACGGTTGCTGATACTTTCCGGATCAGATATAAGGCTGCCGGAGCAAATTATTTATACAAAGACGTAGCCGGAGCGGGTGGTTTAACCAGCACTACACTTGCAGCACTGGCACCGGGAACTTCATACGATGTAGATATAAGTACAATTTGTAATGGAGCTATCAGCAGTACATATAGTGTACCTGTTGTTACATTCATTACAGGAACAACAGTTGTTCCTTGCGTCAGACCCAATGCAATTTCAGCGAGTGCTGTAACAAATACTTCAGCGACCATTCAATGGACGAATTATGTTTCTGCCGACACTTTCCGAATTCGTTATGCTGAGTTCAACACTATCAATTATCATTATATTAATTCTACTTCACCAATACCGCATACTGTTTCATTAACGAATTTGAATCCTGCTACCACTTATACTGTTCAGATAAGTTCGATCTGTAGTGGAGTGAGCAGTGGATACAGTGCTCCATATAATTTTACTACAACGTCAACTGCTATTACTTGCGGTCGTCCTTATGGTGTTGCAGCAGGAGCAATAACAAATGTATCTGCAAATATCAGCTGGTCGAATTTTGTTGTAGCAGATACATTCCGCATTCGTTACACTGAATTAGGTTCAGGAAATAATATGTTTGTGAATGTCAACGGAGGGTTACCACATAATTTTACTCTTACAAATCTTGCTCCGGCTACGACATACAACGTTCAGATCAGTTCCATCTGCAATGGAATAAGTTCCGGTTATTGTCCGATATATTCTTTTGTTACATTATCAACACCGATAGCATGTGTAAGACCGTGGGGATTGAATTCATCTAATACTACAAATACAAGCATTACTCTTAGCTGGTCACCATATGTTACTGCTGATACCTTCCGCATTCGTTATGCTGAATTCGGTACAATTAATTATCATTATCTGAATGTTAATGGTTCGGGAGGAAGCAGTGTTGTGATCAACAATCTTGATGCAAATAATCTTTATGCGTTCCAGGTAAGTTCAATATGCAGTGGGATAAGTTCAGGATATAGTGCATCAGGATTATTTGCAACTTTAAATATTCCGGTTTCATGTGCACGACCGCATCATCCATCAGTTTCAAATATTACAAATGTTTCAGCACTGATCAGTTGGACCAATCTTGTTAGTGCCGATACATTCCGGATCCGATATGCTGTTCAGGGAACAATAAATTACCAATATTTTAATCAGCCGGGTACATCAGGGAATTCTGCAACTATTTCCGGATTATACCCAAATACAACCTATACCTACTCTATTAGTTCTATCTGTACAGGTGCATCATCGGGTTATTGCAGTGCCAATACTTTTACAACTTCATCTGTACCTATTGCTTGTGCAATTCCATCCGGATTGGCAACATCAAATATCACTAACAACTCTGCAGATGTAAGCTGGACACAGTATGTTTCAGCAGATACATTCCTGATCCGGTATTCTGTGAATGGAACTACAAATTATCTCTGGAAAAAAATTCCGGGCACAGGTGGAAATGGAACAACATTAACCGGACTTGCAGCAAATACCACTTATCAGTGGCAAGTGAGATCCGTTTGTATAGCAAGTCCTTTATCCAGCTATTCTGCACCTGAAGTTTTCGGTACACCTTTGCGTATGCGTA is part of the Bacteroidota bacterium genome and harbors:
- a CDS encoding fibronectin type III domain-containing protein; protein product: MKRNILLIIFLFSTIFSNAQVASISPSSAFRGQTLNTTITLANGVMLNSSPSQSLNDIYLQQGATIIYTDAFNIANWTTLPFQPYFGDDFTTDFTIPAGAPFGWYDVHVTTYDNSMPWLGSIPVDNVLVNGFLVPQVNSCPVPSGISVSSITNTTAVVNWVSPTVADTFRIRYKAAGANYLYKDVAGAGGLTSTTLAALAPGTSYDVDISTICNGAISSTYSVPVVTFITGTTVVPCVRPNAISASAVTNTSATIQWTNYVSADTFRIRYAEFNTINYHYINSTSPIPHTVSLTNLNPATTYTVQISSICSGVSSGYSAPYNFTTTSTAITCGRPYGVAAGAITNVSANISWSNFVVADTFRIRYTELGSGNNMFVNVNGGLPHNFTLTNLAPATTYNVQISSICNGISSGYCPIYSFVTLSTPIACVRPWGLNSSNTTNTSITLSWSPYVTADTFRIRYAEFGTINYHYLNVNGSGGSSVVINNLDANNLYAFQVSSICSGISSGYSASGLFATLNIPVSCARPHHPSVSNITNVSALISWTNLVSADTFRIRYAVQGTINYQYFNQPGTSGNSATISGLYPNTTYTYSISSICTGASSGYCSANTFTTSSVPIACAIPSGLATSNITNNSADVSWTQYVSADTFLIRYSVNGTTNYLWKKIPGTGGNGTTLTGLAANTTYQWQVRSVCIASPLSSYSAPEVFGTPLRMRKPDVSENLISVYPNPAIDKVSVSIERAIQEEQKSLVMIYDLSGRKMLEKEINIVTGKNLYEIDIEFLTAGIYVMKIGEEKVLLNKQ